A window of the Theileria parva strain Muguga chromosome 2, complete sequence, whole genome shotgun sequence genome harbors these coding sequences:
- the ARF gene encoding ADP-ribosylation factor 2: MGNTLAKLLNLLHAKRDVRILMVGLDASGKTTILYKLKLGEVVTTIPTIGFNVETVEYRNLSLNVWDVGGQDKIRPLWKHYYTNSQAVIFVVDCNDRERIPDAKDELHKMMNEDELRGAVLLIYANKQDLPNAISPTELSSLLALEHFRDRKWYIQASCATAGTGLYEGMDWLTSELKNKP; encoded by the exons ATGGGAAACACTTTAGCCAAGCTTCTAAATCTGCTTCACGCCAAAAGAGATGTTCGAATACTCATGGTGGGATTAGACGCTTCAGGCAAAACTACTATACTGTATAAACTCAAACTGGGAGAAGTTGTCACTACAATACCAACAATTGGATTCAATGTTGAAACTGTAGAATACAGAAACCTGTCATTAAATGTTTGGGATGTTGGAGGCCAAGATAAA ATTCGTCCCCTTTGGaaacattattacacaAATTCGCAAGCTGTAATTTTCGTCGTAGATTGTAACGACAGAGAACGTATACCAGATGCAAAGGATGAACTACATAAAATGATGAATGAAGATGAACTGAGAGGAGCAGTCCTCCTAATTTATGCAAACAAACAAGACCTCCCCAACGCAATTAGTCCCACCGAGCTCTCGTCATTACTAGCTCTAGAACATTTCAGGGATAGGAAGTG GTATATTCAAGCTTCATGTGCTACCGCGGGTACAGGCCTTTATGAGGGTATGGACTGGCTAACATCAGAATTAAAAAACAAACCatga
- a CDS encoding RNA polymerase I-associated factor PAF67 family protein yields the protein MDNNDSFRQTLATDGPQRTVTQLLPIEPEVVDFLVRLHDNLYRKNAEALKNLYEQELNVITDKYFKSSRWPSISDVAGFYSQSGRFHNLIMALYAEIYYRHAFYLGEASYEDRVDSWNKYVRLLTYFIEECNKPEGSEGLSGLTIPSSWVWDMLDEFVYQLQESCHWKIRFCSSTGSIGYDTTDTKSEIEQRIKETVGIWCVPVALELLHELANNPMFKSACQSSKDVHLDTTSLNYQLGYFASICLLRLHVLLGDYYTSLTMASNVDLSPRSLYWKIPACNVTLIYYLGFAFMMLRRYNDAIRILSQLLIFLTKQRSYLVSQSYQQSAMSKQTEKMYLIIILCHVTTRIKLDETVIQTIKEQYSNKFYQLQVDNEDSFRDVFHKACPKFIDPAGPSLKLTESPTVNEPLQRQVQIFLEEINKQRKVNEIYSYAKLYHNISLKKLGVLMNAGDDPEVLRSQILCAKHHVRQFVSNSFSLYHTNLLQTFGDRDDLYIDQNVLHIKSKKNQKIYAEYFLQQINKCKQTLNNLQSKRDDQQNKKEKVNVVSQ from the exons atggatAATAATGACAGTTTTAGACAAACACTGGCAACTGATGGTCCTCAGAGGACAGTTACACAGTTACTACCGATAGAACCTGAGGTGGTTGATTTTTTAGTCAGGCTACATGACAATTTGTACCGGAAAAACGCAGAAGCACTCAAAAATTTATACGAACAAGAACTGAATGTGATAActgataaatatttcaagTCCTCAAGGTGGCCTTCCATATCAGATGTGGCAGGATTCTATAGCCAATCGGGAAGATTCCACAACTTGATAATGGCCTTATATGCAGAAATATACTATCGTCACGCCTTTTATCTAGGAGAAGCCAGTTACGAGGATAGAGTGGATTCCTGGAACAAATATGTGAGGCTTTTGACATACTTTATAGAAGAATGTAATAAGCCCGAAGGAAGCGAGGGATT GAGTGGACTGACAATCCCATCATCATGGGTTTGGGATATGTTGGATGAGTTTGTATATCAGCTCCAGGAAAGCTGTCACTGGAAAATCAGATTTTGTTCATCTACTG GTAGCATTGGATATGATACTACGGATACAAAGTCTGAAATTGAGCAGAGGATCAAAGAAACTGTGGGTATCTGGTGTGTTCCAGTAGCTCTCGAGCTCTTACACGAGTTGGCAAACAATCCAATGTTCAAATCTGCCTGTCAGTCTTCAAAG GATGTGCATTTGGATACAACAAGTCTGAACTACCAACTCGGATATTTCGCATCAATTTGCTTATTGAGACTTCATGTGTTACTTGGAGACTATTATACTTCACTGACAATGGCCTCAAACGTGGATTTATCCCCCAGAAGTTTGTATTGGAAGATTCCAGCCTGCAATGTCACACTCATCTACTACCTGGGGTTCGCGTTCATGATGCTAAG GAGGTACAACGATGCTATTCGAATCCTCTCACAGTTACTGATATTCCTGACGAAACAAAGAAGTTATCTCGTCTCACAAAGCTACCAACAAAGTGCCATGAGTAAGCAAACTGAGAAGATGTACCTCATCATCATACTATGCCATGTTACAACCAGGATAAAACTTGATGAAACAGTAATTCAAACAATCAAGGAGCAGTATTCCAACAAATTCTACCA gTTACAAGTGGACAATGAGGATTCATTTCGCGATGTGTTCCACAAGGCATGTCCGAAGTTTATTGACCCAGCAGGTCCAAGTCTTAAACTAACTGAGTCACCCACCGTAAACGAGCCACTTCAGAGACAGGTTCAGATATTCCTCGAGGAGATTAATAAGCAGAGGAAAGTGAACGAGATTTATTCCTACGCAAAACTGTACcataatattagtttaaaGAAACTGGGTGTTCTCATGAACGCTGGTGATGACCCGGAGGTACTCCGCTCCCAGATTCTGTGTGCAAAGCACCATGTGAGACAGTTCGTCTCAAACTCATTCTCACTCTATCACACGAACCTTCTTCAGACCTTCGGGGACAGAGATGACCTGTACATTGACCAGAATGTTCTTCACattaagagtaaaaagAACCAAAAGATATACGCGGAATACTTTCTCCAGcaaattaacaaatgtaAACAAACACTCAATAACCTTCAGTCTAAAAGGGACGACCAACAGAATAAGAAGGAGAAGGTTAATGTAGTATcacaataa
- the Gtpbp4 gene encoding NOGCT (NUC087) domain protein — protein sequence MANKSQTYNFKGITSIPTATKLIDIVLSQTQRKTPTEVHKQFKISRIRKFYMRKVKFCQQTIHDRLQRILSQLPQLNDIHPFYSDLCNVLYDRDHYKLALGQCNSIMRVVDRLAKEYVRQMKYGSSLYRCKMLKRAALGHMCTALKRLQGSLKYLEDVRQHMSRLPSINPYTRTLILTGYPNVGKSSFMNLVSKANVDVQPYAFTTKSLYVGHFDYNYLRWQVIDTPGLLDHPLDQRNTIEMTAITALAHIYCTALFFIDVSESCGYSIADQISLFKSIKPLFQDRPILIVVNKIDLVPFNREALAELADYKWVCTSALTGEGVEEAKIEACKLLLQARLNTKIQNASIEKLEKINYVTNVEPSVDRPPVEPTPKSSDEKVVTEKDLEEKFGGAGVYSVDLRKNHILANEEWKYDEVPEIYNGRNVVDFAFPGIEEKIKMLEREEELLLQQLQTTEQDIQWDILVEKEKLLNSVIRKKKYEKSLKKKHRAPVLNETIKLKKVRKEAKERRLKRLNDMPIDSIRANKIKTDRDEMVEKLQLAKSRQREKPAMPKKFEKPKQRLKLPKGTYRMNDRSIISKKPKHMFSGKRTLGKTDRR from the exons atggCCAACAAATCACAAacttataattttaag GGTATCACCTCTATACCTACAGCTACTAAGCTGATAGACATCGTTTTATCGCAAACTCAACGAAAAACGCCGACTGAAGTCCACaaacaatttaaaatctCAAGAATTAGGAAGTTTTACATGAGGAAGGTCAAATTCTGCCAACAGACTATACACGACCGCTTGCAGCGAATTTTATCACAGCTTCCTCaattaaat GATATTCACCCATTTTATTCTGATCTATGCAATGTTTTATACGATAGGGACCACTATAAACTAGCACTGGGACAGTGTAACTCAATAATGAGAGTAGTTGACAGATTAGCTAAGGAATATGTAAGGCAAATGAAGTACGGATCATCTCTATATCGGTGTAAAATGCTAAAGAGAGCTGCTTTGGGCCACATGTGCACAGCACTTAAGAGACTTCAAGGGAGCCTAAAGTACCTCGAGGATGTAAGACAGCATATGTCGAGATTGCCATCAATTAACCC atataCTCGAACACTCATTCTAACTGGGTACCCTAACGTTGGAAAGTCTTCATTTATGAACTTGGTTAGTAAAGCAAATGTTGACGTTCAGCCTTATGCCTTCACAACAAAGTCCCTATATGTTGGCCACTTCGACTATAACTATCTCAGATGGCAAGTTATTGATACCCCAGGGTTACTAGACCATCCGTTGGACCAGAGAAATACCATTGAAATGACAGCTATAACTGCGCTGGCACATATTTACTGCACagctttattttttattgatGTATCTGAGAGTTGTGGGTACTCAATAGCTGACCAGATTTCACTTTTCAAATCAATAAAGCCGCTATTTCAAGACAGACCAATACTCATAGTGGTTAACAAAATCGACCTGGTTCCATTCAATAGAGAAGCATTGGCTGAATTGGCCGATTATAAATGGGTTTGTACATCTGCTTTAACAGGTGAAGGAGTTGAAGAAGCTAAAATTGAGGCTTGTAAATTACTCCTCCAAGCACGCTTAAACACCAAGATCCAAAATGCCAGCATTGAAAAACTCgagaaaataaattacgTTACAAACGTCGAACCTAGCGTAGATAGACCGCCAGTTGAGCCTACCCCTAAAAGCTCAGATGAAAAGGTCGTGACGGAGAAGGATTTGGAAGAAAAGTTTGGTGGAGCAGGTGTTTACTCGGTAGACCTAAGGA AAAACCACATTTTGGCAAACGAGGAGTGGAAATACGATGAAGTTCCAGAAATTTACAATGGCAGGAACGTGGTGGATTTCGCGTTTCCAGGAATTGAGGAGAAGATAAAGATGCTCGAACGTGAGGAGGAGCTCCTCCTCCAGCAACTTCAAACGACAGAACAAGAT ATCCAGTGGGATATTCTAGTCGAGAAGGAGAAGTTACTCAATTCAGTAATTAGGAAAAAGAAATATGAAAAGAGCTTAAAGAAGAAACATAGAGCACCTGTGCTTAACGAAACTATTAAACTCAAAAAAGTGAGGAAGGAGGCCAAGGAAAGGAGACTTAAGAGGCTTAATGACATGCCAATTGACAGCATTAGGGccaataaaattaaaactgaTCGTGATGAGATGGTTGAGAAACTGCAGTTGGCTAAATCGAGACAACGTGAGAAACCTGCTATGCCTAAGAAGTTTGAGAAGCCAAAACAGAGACTTAAGCTTCCAAAGGGTACATATAGGATGAATGACAGGTCAATAATATCCAAGAAACCTAAACACATGTTCTCGGGTAAACGCACATTGGGCAAGACTGACCGAAGGTGA
- the nat10 gene encoding GNAT acetyltransferase 2 family protein, whose protein sequence is MKKKVSGDIRALVEHCVSTNERCLFLIVGDKSRFQVANLHYLLQRVSGKKPNVLWCYKKSLEVSSHQKKRQKLANKLAKKGLYDETTESPYELFLRTTDIKYVYYRDSQKVLGQTFSVLVLQDFEALTPNVLCRTIETVEGGGIIFILLRTMESLEDLYNITMDAHSKLCSYRHDKVEPRFVRRFVLSLSSSKNTMVVDDELNILPICKGGLTKEVKKDPKKKLNKLLNKLNSEEFAHEDYLVLKKLSTLAVTYSQLKSLISLLNIILEESDRKIVTILSDRGRGKSATIGLFLSSALQLDFRNILIVAPNVENVSTLFDFLQRGLKCLGIDEYSGYTVTRTEGYPSYLKLNKRNSGVKFMSSTEIKNPEEFIKMFSWDILIIEEAASIPLPIVDVLSSKGIVIISSTTGGYEGTGRSISLKLIQKFKKTLSSDTLSEITLKQPIRYARNDPIESWLNSLLCLNTFKDEGIDSCKGDIIVPQKCKFLLVNRNLLFSHHPYTEQFLKKLTFTLTSSHYRNSPDDLLLLSDAPAHKIMVLAYVKQNKNNPEEEHKLTNGTTPNGMDQDNDKDELTDDDQEKVDEDDGLSIMCVLHVSLEGSIGKEAVKNAITRGAKPSGDLIPWTITQHFCTEDFGQLNGIRIVRIAVPQSLQNLGYGTETIKRLIKYRNLIPSVNEDQDTLLMNLDDLAEGSDLDKIEANMPSQESYENMGHIHYIGTCFGVSSDLVKFWTRVGFSAIYMRQVPNECTGEFSAIMLLNTSSEDWLTPFKEDFKHRILALSGSCFRHLKCTTILSLLSGGGVKGNPDNQSDSQTEVDPEVSDDDMKFIFSLINSHDLGRMDRYGKQLAEFTIVTDLIPKVSYLYFTGKLNLKISFLQSCILLAAGSQYKSVNQICDELKMPMNQVMALLQKTVVKVSRVLSKLEAKSEET, encoded by the exons atgaaaaagaAGGTTTCTGGAGATATCAGAGCTCTCGTAGAACACTGTGTTTCAACAAATGAACGGTGTTTGTTTCTGATAGTTGGAGATAAAAGCCGCTTTCAAGTAGCAAATCTCCACTACCTACTCCAAAGAGTCTCAGGAAAGAAGCCAAACGTACTCTGGTgttataaaaaatcattaGAAGTTTCTTCACATCAAAAAAAGAGGCAGAAACTGGCTAATAAACTGGCAAAGAAAGGACTATATGACGAAACTACAGAGTCACCTTATGAACTGTTTCTTAGAACTACAGatattaaatatgtatattatagaGATTCACAGAAGGTTCTAGGTCAGACATTCAGTGTTTTAGTTTTacag GATTTTGAGGCACTAACACCAAACGTGTTGTGCAGAACCATAGAAACAGTTGAAGGAGGAGGAATCATATTTATTCTCCTAAGAACAATGGAATCGTTGGAAGATTTGTACAATATTACAATGGACGCACATTCAAAACTGTGTTCATACAGGCATGACAAAGTTGAACCTAGGTTTGTGAGAAGATTTGTTTTGTCACTTTCAAGTTCAAAAAACACAATGGTAGTAGACGATGAGCTTAATATCTTGCCTATATGTAAAGGAGGTTTAACTAAAGAGGTTAAAAAGGACCCTAAAAAGAAGCTGAATAAactattaaataaactGAACAGTGAGGAATTTGCACATGAAGATTATTTAGTATTGAAGAAACTATCAACTCTAGCAGTTACGTACAGTCAATTGAAGAGCCTAATATCACtcttaaatataatacttGAGGAATCAGATAGAAAAATTGTGACAATACTGAGTGATAGAGGAAGAGGGAAATCAGCAACTATAGGGCTATTTCTCTCATCAGCCCTTCAGTTGGACTTTAGAAACATTTTAATCGTGGCTCCCAATGTAGAAAATGTATCAACATTGTTTGATTTTTTACAAAGGGGACTTAAGTGCCTGGGAATTGATGAATATTCAGGATACACAGTTACAAGGACTGAAGGATACCCTAGTTACCTAAAGTTGAATAAAAGAAACTCTGGAGTTAAATTCATGTCATCAACAGAAATAAAAAACCCGGAAGAGTTCATAAAGATGTTCTCCTGGGACATCCTGATCATAGAGGAAGCAGCCTCAATCCCACTCCCAATAGTGGACGTTCTCAGCTCCAAGGGCATTGTGATCATATCCTCAACGACAGGCGGATATGAAGGTACAGGAAGATCGATTTCATTAAAACTCATACAAAAGTTTAAGAAAACATTGTCCTCAGATACTTTGTCAGAAATTACACTTAAACAACCCATTAGGTATGCTAGAAATGATCCAATTGAGTCATGGCTTAACTCTCTATTGTGCCTTAACACATTCAAGGACGAAGGCATAGATTCATGTAAAGGAGATATCATAGTGCCTCAAAAGTGTAAATTCCTGTTAGTTAACAGGAATCTCCTGTTCTCTCACCATCCATACACTGAACAGTTTCTGAAGAAGTTGACATTCACACTTACGTCATCGCACTACAGAAACTCGCCAGATGATTTACTGCTACTCTCAGATGCACCAGCACACAAAATCATGGTCCTGGCGTATGTAAAAcagaataaaaataacccTGAAGAGGAACATAAACTCACCAATGGTACTACCCCAAACGGCATGGACCAAGATAATGATAAGGATGAACTAACAGATGATGATCAAGAAAAAGTTGATGAAGATGATGGATTAAGCATAATGTGTGTACTGCATGTATCACTAGAAGGGTCAATAGGTAAAGAGGCAGTTAAAAATGCAATAACTAGAGGAGCTAAGCCTTCAGGAGACTTAATTCCATGGACAATAACACAACATTTCTGTACAGAGGATTTCGGACAGCTAAATGGGATAAGAATCGTAAGAATAGCTGTGCCACAAAGTTTACAGAACCTGGGATACGGCACTGAAACAATAAAAAGGCTAATCAAGTACCGGAATCTAATACCCTCAGTTAATGAAGATCAGGATACGCTCTTGATGAATTTAGATGACCTTGCGGAGGGCTCTGACCTGGATAAAATTGAGGCAAACATGCCATCTCAGGAATCCTACGAAAACATGGGTCATATTCACTACATAGGCACATGTTTTGGAGTTAGTTCAGACCTAGTGAAGTTCTGGACTAGAGTTGGTTTTAGCGCTATTTACATGAGGCAGGTGCCCAACGAGTGTACAGGAGAATTCTCAGCAATAATGCTCTTGAACACTTCTTCAGAAGATTGGCTAACTCCATTCAAGGAAGACTTCAAACATAGAATTCTAGCTCTTTCTGGAAGCTGTTTTAGGCATCTTAAGTGCACCACCATACTCTCACTGCTGTCAGGAGGTGGAGTGAAGGGGAATCCAGATAACCAAAGTGACTCACAAACTGAAGTTGACCCTGAAGTTTCAGATGATGATATGAAGTTTATTTTCTCACTAATA AACTCACACGACCTTGGAAGAATGGACAGATACGGGAAACAGCTGGCTGAGTTTACCATTGTCACAGACTTGATACCCAAGGTTTCATATTTGTATTTCACAGGAAAACTTAACCTGAAGATATCATTTTTGCAATCCTGCATACTTCTGGCTGCGGGATCCCAGTATAAATCAG tTAATCAAATCTGTGATGAGCTGAAGATGCCAATGAACCAGGTCATGGCCCTACTCCAGAAAACTGTAGTAAAAGTATCTAGAGTACTAAGTAAACTGGAAGCGAAGTCCGAGGAAACGTAA
- the atp5D gene encoding ATP synthase delta domain protein produces the protein MIRITRFLRFASNTYSNKDLVFSLLSSHEALYNKVPVKSLTVPGYDGYFTVTPGHSPMLSTLKPGVVSFSLKDSNEVHKFFISSGFFVYRQSEESHTAEVMGVEVVPLDQLDKERATSVLQEVLTETQGDSSQWAKVKTFLTQDLCSSVIKALQ, from the exons ATGATTAGAATTACAAGATTTTTGAGGTTCGCCTCAAATACTTATTCTAATAAGGATTTAGTGTTCTCACTGTTATCATCGCACGAAGCATTGTACAATAAGGTTCCAGTCAAATCTCTTACAGTCCCAG GCTATGATGGCTATTTTACCGTTACCCCTGGTCATTCTCCAATGCTTTCAACACTAAAACCAGGTGTTGTTTCATTTTCGTTGAAGGATTCCAATGAAGttcataaattttttatttcgAGTGGCTTTTTTGTATACAGACA ATCAGAAGAATCACACACAGCTGAGGTCATGGGCGTAGAAGTGGTTCCCCTAGACCAATTGGATAAGGAACGGGCTACTTCAGTTTTACAGGAAGTTTTAACAGAGACTCAGGGCGACTCTAGTCAGTGGGCTAAGGTCAAAACGTTCCTAAC GCAAGATTTATGCTCATCGGTAATTAAAGCGTTACAGTAA
- a CDS encoding putative integral membrane protein yields MDCKKCLKITICYMLLILPWIKVDASNLNIKGNYNLDILHLCIGLKTSQLEVCSRIELEDDILVDDLNCKEEDCKKSCCANIKKCYKDNFFYNNRINCVARALIHDTGECCKIKDKKNIKSKVLYVSGGLGLLVATTGLFMLTYKTKSSEYGESEETTENLHLTEYDENSPHLNVNQIIATDEDDVFWQE; encoded by the exons ATGGATTGCAAaaagtgtttaaaaataacaatttgcTACATGTTGCTCATCCTTCCATGGATAAAAGTAGATGCAAgcaatttaaatattaaaggaAATTATAATCTagatattttacacttgtGTATAGGATTAAAAACATCACAGTTGGAGGTCTGTAGCAGAATTGAACTAGAGGATGATATTCTAGTTGATGATTTAAACTGTAAAGAGGAAGATTGCAAAAAGAGCTGTTGTGcgaatattaaaaaatgttataaaGATAATTTCTTTTATAATAACAGAATTAACTGTGTTGCTAGAGCGTTAATTCACGATACTGGAGAATGCTGTAAAATCAAGGATaaaaagaatattaaaa gtaAAGTTCTATATGTGTCGGGGGGACTGGGATTATTGGTTGCTACAACGGGATTATTCATGCTAACATACAAAAC aaaaTCATCTGAATATGGAGAATCTGAGGAAACAACTGAGAATCTGCATCTCACAGAATATGACGAAAATTCTCCGCACCTTAATGTAAACCAAATAATAGCAACTGATGAAGACGATGTATTTTGGCAGGAATAA
- a CDS encoding putative integral membrane protein has protein sequence MSHFQHLIQSYLKSKPSFWPLVLGFISAVCLYTVTVYSTRLKNRKTQKSKKNPENDKLVVSLFANQTILRDDYSLIKENLKLFLAICSSTKLYLIVKIPEEAVTNKVMASLESSGAFDSGLAKHRVMFCQSSNGRISMVQQLQPDLHVELSSEDVELINSRVSRQNVTTFENMESILNTQSDKCVKN, from the exons ATGTCGCACTTCCAGCATCTTATTCAATCTTATTTAAAGTCTAAGCCCTCATTTTGGCCCCTAGTTCTAG GGTTTATTTCCGCTGTTTGTTTGTACACTGTTACTGTGTATTCTACCAGGTTAAAGAATCGTAAAACCCAGAAGTCAAAAAAGAA TCCTGAAAACGACAAACTTGTTGTTTCCTTGTTTGCAAATCAG ACTATTTTGCGAGATGACTACTCCTTGATTAAGGAAAACCTAAAACTGTTTTTAGCAATTTGTTCCTCAACGAAACTATACTTAATCGTTAAG ATCCCTGAAGAAGCAGTCACCAACAAAGTAATGGCGTCACTGGAGAGCTCAGGAGCTTTTGATAGTGGACTAGCTAAACAT aGAGTAATGTTCTGCCAATCATCCAATGGACGGATTTCAATGGTCCAGCAGCTGCAACCTGATCTTCATGTCGAGTTGAGCAGTGAAGACGTCGAGCTGATCAATAGTAGGGTGTCAAGGCAGAACGTAACGACGTTTGAGAATATGGAgagtattttaaacactCAAAGtgataaatgtgttaaaaattaa